A stretch of DNA from Planctomycetota bacterium:
AGCATCCCCTTGACGACGCGCAGCGGGTCGCCCGACCCGATGCGCAGGGTGACGAGCGTGAAGAGGCACGCGCCGAGGGCCAGGAGCATGTGGGTCCTGAGGCCGGCTGCCTTGTCGTGGGCCTCTCGCTGCCAGCCGATGAGCGCCCCGCACGCCGCCGCCAGAACCAGCCGGCCGACCATCGTGCCGTACGTCGCCAGATCGATCGAAGAATCAAATGAGTAAAACATCGCGCCCGGCTCCACCGGCCCAACCGCATAGGGTGGACCGTATTCTACAGACGGGCGGCGCGGCGGAGCAACCGTTTTCATGCTTGCAGCCGGCCGGTGCGGCGCGCATGATGGATAATGGATAAGGGAAAGCGAGGGCGGACGGTTCGCAGAAGGGATGCGAACATGGGTACGAAGCCCGGCAAAGCGGTTCGGCGGGCGGCGCGGATGCTGGCGCTTGCTGCGGCCCTGGCCGTCGCCACGTGTGACCGCCCGCCCCCAACGGAGGCCACGATGAAACTCACAAGCCCGGCGTTCGCCAACGGCGCGCGGATTCCCGTCCGGCACACGGGAGAAGGGGACGACCGCTCGCCGCCGCTGGAGTGGACCGACCCGCCGGAGGGAACGAAATCCTTCGCCCTCATCTGCGACGACCCGGACGCGCCGCGCGGCACGTGGGACCACTGGCTCGTCTGGAACCTGCCGGCGACCTTGAGGCAACTGCCCGAGGGCGTGCCGACGACCAAGACGTTGCCCGACCTGGGCGGCGCGATGCAAGGCAACAACTCGTGGCCGAAGATCGGCTACGGCGGGCCGATGCCGCCGCCCGGCCACGGCACGCACCACTACCACTTCGTCCTCTACGCGCT
This window harbors:
- a CDS encoding YbhB/YbcL family Raf kinase inhibitor-like protein, encoding MGTKPGKAVRRAARMLALAAALAVATCDRPPPTEATMKLTSPAFANGARIPVRHTGEGDDRSPPLEWTDPPEGTKSFALICDDPDAPRGTWDHWLVWNLPATLRQLPEGVPTTKTLPDLGGAMQGNNSWPKIGYGGPMPPPGHGTHHYHFVLYALDAPLDLAPGANKAALQKAMKGRVLAEARLMGTYSR
- a CDS encoding MgtC/SapB family protein, which codes for MFYSFDSSIDLATYGTMVGRLVLAAACGALIGWQREAHDKAAGLRTHMLLALGACLFTLVTLRIGSGDPLRVVKGML